A single window of Doryrhamphus excisus isolate RoL2022-K1 chromosome 5, RoL_Dexc_1.0, whole genome shotgun sequence DNA harbors:
- the LOC131129907 gene encoding elongation factor 2-like, translating to MVNFTVDQIRAIMDKKANIRNMSVIAHVDHGKSTLTDSLVSKAGIIASARAGETRFTDTRKDEQERCITIKSTAISMFYELSENDLAFIKQSKDGSGFLINLIDSPGHVDFSSEVTAALRVTDGALVVVDCVSGVCVQTETVLRQAICERIRPVLMMNKMDRALLELQLEAEDLYQAFQRIVENVNVIISTYGEQENGPMGNIQIEPVKGTVGFGSGLHGWAFTLKQFAEMYAAKFAAKGNTQMSPAERCKKVEEMMKKLWGDRFFDPDTGKFSKTAVGPDGKKIPRSFVQLVLDPIYKVFDAIMNFKKEETAKLIEKLEIKLDSEDKDKEGKPLLKAVMRRWLPAGEALLQMITIHLPSPVTAQKYRCELLYEGPGDDEAAIGIKNCDPKGPLMMYISKMVPTSDKGRFYAFGRVFSGSVSTGLKVRIMGPNFVPGKKEDLYLKPIQRTILMMGRYTEPIEDVPCGNIVGLVGVDQFLVKTGTITTFEQAHNMKVMKFSVSPVVRVAVEAKNPADLPKLVEGLKRLSKSDPMVQCIIEESGEHIIAGAGELHLEICLKDLEEDHACIPLKKSDPVVSYRETVQSESDVMCLSKSPNKHNRLFMKARPFEDGLAEDIEKGEVTARQEMKARARYLADKYDWDVSESKKIWCFGPDGTGPNLLVDVTKGVQYLNEIKDSVVAGFQWAVKEGVLCEENMRAIRFDIHDVTLHTDAIHRGGGQIIPTARRVLYACELTAEPRLMEPVYLVEIQCPEAAMGGIYGVLTKRRGHVFDEASVMGTPMRVIKAHLPVNESFGFTADLRSNTGGQAFPQCVFDHWQILPGDPKDPTSKPGIVVTDTRKRKGLKEGIPALDNYLDKL from the exons ATG GTAAACTTTACAGTCGACCAGATCCGTGCCATCATGGACAAGAAGGCCAACATCCGCAACATGTCTGTGATTGCGCATGTCGATCATGGCAAGTCCACCTTGACTGACTCACTGGTGTCGAAGGCCGGTATTATTGCCTCAGCTCGTGCTGGAGAGACCCGCTTCACAGACACTAGAAAGGATGAGCAGGAGCGCTGTATTACCATCAAGTCTAC TGCCATCTCTATGTTCTACGAGTTGAGTGAAAATGACTTGGCGTTCATCAAGCAATCTAAGGATGGATCTGGCTTCTTGATCAACCTGATTGACTCACCTGGACATGTGGACTTCTCATCTGAGGTGACTGCTGCGCTCCGTGTTACTGACGGCGCTCTTGTGGTGGTCGACTGTGTCTCTG GTGTGTGCGTCCAGACCGAAACAGTGCTCCGTCAGGCCATTTGTGAGCGCATTAGGCCAGTCCTCATGATGAACAAAATGGACCGTGCCTTGTTGGAGCTTCAACTTGAAGCAGAGGACCTTTACCAAGCTTTCCAGCGCATTGTTGAGAATGTGAACGTCATCATTTCCACCTATGGTGAACAGGAGAATGGTCCTATGGGCAACATACAG ATTGAGCCAGTCAAAGGTACTGTTGGCTTTGGGTCTGGCCTCCATGGATGGGCTTTCACCCTGAAGCAGTTTGCTGAGATGTATGCTGCAAAGTTTGCTGCCAAGGGTAACACCCAGATGTCTCCAGCTGAGCGCTGCAAGAAAGTAGAAGAGATGATGAAGAAGCTGTGGGGTGACAG GTTCTTTGACCCTGACACTGGAAAGTTTTCAAAGACTGCTGTTGGACCAGATGGCAAGAAGATCCCTCGCAGCTTTGTACAGCTTGTCCTTGATCCCATCTACAAG GTGTTTGACGCCATCATGAACTTCAAGAAGGAAGAGACTGCCAAACTGATTGAGAAGCTGGAAATCAAGTTGGATTCTGAAGACAAGGACAAAGAGGGCAAACCTCTCCTGAAGGCTGTGATGCGTCGCTGGCTTCCAGCTGGAGAGGCTCTCCTTCAGATGATCACCATCCATCTGCCTTCCCCTGTCACGGCCCAGAAATACCGTTGTGAGCTCCTCTATGAAGGACCTGGCGACGATGAAGCTGCCATTG GTATCAAGAATTGTGACCCCAAGGGGCCTCTTATGATGTACATCTCCAAGATGGTACCAACTAGTGACAAGGGGCGCTTCTATGCTTTTGGCCGTGTGTTCTCTGGATCCGTTTCCACTGGTCTTAAAGTACGCATCATGGGACCCAACTTTGTTCCTGGAAAGAAAGAAGACTTGTATTTAAAACCTATTCAGAG GACCATTCTGATGATGGGTCGTTATACTGAGCCCATTGAAGATGTACCCTGTGGAAACATTGTGGGTCTGGTTGGTGTGGACCAGTTTCTGGTAAAGACTGGGACCATCACCACCTTTGAGCAGGCACACAACATGAAGGTGATGAAGTTTAGTGTCAGCCCTGTGGTGAGAGTTGCTGTGGAAGCCAAAAACCCAGCTGACCTCCCCAAGCTGGTGGAGGGCCTCAAGCGTCTGTCAAAGTCTGACCCCATGGTGCAGTGCATCATTGAAGAGTCTGGCGAGCACATTATTGCTGGGGCTGGAGAGCTGCATCTCGAGATCTGCCTTAAAGACCTTGAGGAGGATCACGCTTGCATCCCACTGAAG aaatctgATCCTGTGGTGTCCTACAGAGAGACTGTCCAATCAGAGTCAGATGTAATGTGTCTGTCAAAGTCCCCCAACAAGCACAACCGTCTGTTCATGAAGGCCCGTCCTTTTGAAGATGGTTTGGCCGAAGACATTGAGAAGGGTGAGGTCACCGCACGTCAGGAGATGAAGGCCCGTGCCCGCTACCTCGCTGACAAATACGACTGGGATGTTTCCGAGTCAAAAAAGATCTGGTGCTTTGGACCTGACGGAACTGGTCCCAACCTGCTGGTTGATGTGACTAAGGGTGTGCAGTACCTCAATGAGATCAAAGACAGCGTTGTTGCTGGCTTCCAGTGGGCTGTCAAGGAG ggtgTCCTCTGTGAAGAGAACATGCGTGCTATCCGTTTTGATATCCATGATGTCACCCTACATACAGACGCTATTCACCGTGGTGGTGGTCAGATTATACCCACTGCTCGCAGAGTCCTGTATGCTTGTGAGCTTACAGCTGAGCCCAGACTGATGGAGCCAGTCTACTTGGTGGAGATCCAg TGTCCCGAGGCTGCAATGGGTGGAATCTATGGCGTCTTGACCAAGAGGCGTGGTCATGTCTTTGATGAAGCCAGTGTCATGGGCACACCCATGCGTGTTATCAAGGCCCATCTGCCTGTCAATGAGTCTTTTG GTTTCACGGCTGACCTTCGTTCCAACACTGGAGGCCAAGCCTTCCCCCAATGCGTCTTTGACCATTGGCAGATCCTTCCTGGAGACCCAAAGGATCCTACTTCCAAGCCTGGTATTGTGGTCACTGACACCCGTAAACGCAAGGGTCTTAAGGAAGGTATCCCAGCCTTGGACAACTACCTGGACAAATTGTAA
- the hmg20b gene encoding SWI/SNF-related matrix-associated actin-dependent regulator of chromatin subfamily E member 1-related: protein MGGIKQEQNDAPQQPKASQSTEHPQEEPKKRGWPKGKKRKKVLPNGPKAPVTGYVRFLNERREVMRARYPDLPFPEITKRLGAEWTRLAPNDKQRYLDEAEREKMQYAQELKEYHQTEAYQITSAKIQDKRIKKEDSPSVIISASSGLPKASELPSRFDIPIFTEEFLDQNKAREAELRRLRKANIEFEEQNAVLQRHIKDMYNAKERLEAELGQDEKRTQVLHQHLLAIKHTLVNSLSSVPLPGTSETASLGNLDSYLSRLSGVLEGNPHKHRALLTQLCDILSHVDSEKL, encoded by the exons ATGGGTGGGATAAAACAGGAGCAGAATGATGCTCCGCAGCAGCCTAAAGCCTCACAGTCAACAGAGCACCCTCAAGAGGAG CCCAAGAAGAGAGGATGGCCAAAGGGCAAGAAAAGAAAGAAGGTGCTTCCAAATGGCCCAAAGGCACCAGTCACCGGCTATGTCCGCTTTTTAAATGAGCGACGGGAAGTTATGAGGGCCCGATATCCTGACCTGCCTTTCCCAGAAATTACCAAGCGACTTGGAGCAGAGTGGACACGGTTAGCACCAAATGACAAACAG CGGTACCTGGATGAGGCAGAGCGTGAGAAGATGCAGTATGCTCAGGAGCTGAAGGAATATCATCAGACGGAGGCGTATCAGATCACCAGTGCCAAGATACAAGACAAGAGGATTAAGAAAG AGGACAGCCCCTCTGTAATCATCAGTGCAAGTTCAGGATTGCCAAAG GCATCTGAACTCCCGAGCAGGTTTGACATCCCAATCTTCACAGAGGAGTTCCTTGATCAGAACaaag CTCGAGAGGCGGAGCTGCGTCGACTTCGTAAGGCCAATATTGAGTTTGAGGAGCAGAATGCGGTGCTGCAGAGGCACATCAAGGACATGTACAATGCCAAAGAGCGCTTGGAGGCTGAATTGGGGCAGGACGAGAAGCGCACGCAGGTTCTTCATCAGCACTTGCTGGCCATTAAACACACTCTGGTCAACAGTTTGTCTTCAGTCCCGCTACCAG GCACAAGTGAGACGGCATCACTCGGAAATCTGGACTCCTATCTCAGTCGTCTCAGCGGAGTGCTAGAAGGCAACCCTCACAAGCACCGGGCCTTGCTCACGCAGCTTTGCGACATCCTCTCTCATGTTGACAG TGAGAAGCTATAG